Proteins found in one Asterias amurensis chromosome 13, ASM3211899v1 genomic segment:
- the LOC139945953 gene encoding large ribosomal subunit protein mL55-like: protein MAAPMLRLLSQETRSTLCQACQRTLWCLDTSVRWNSNRAVIAKTNRKVYPRQYPTVVVNPDGSTFRIKYDEPRKIIKLPVDVNSLTPDERKLRLQRYQVRKKRDIKDDIKDDADVSDKYRHLWKRK, encoded by the exons ATGGCAGCGCCCATGCTGAg ACTTCTTTCTCAAGAGACAAGATCCACTCTTTGCCAGGCGTGTCAACGAACGCTGTGGTGTCTTGATACATCAGTAAGATGGAATTCCAACAGGGCTGTGATAGCTAAGACAAATCGGAAAGTGTACCCAAGGCAATATCCTACAGTAGTTGTTAACCCTGATGGATCCACTTTCAGGATTAAGTATGACGAGCCCAGGAAGATCATCAAG CTACCCGTTGATGTGAACAGCTTGACCCCTGACGAGCGAAAACTTCGCCTCCAGCGTTACCAGGTGCGGAAGAAGCGAGACATCAAAGATGACATTAAGGATGACGCGGACGTATCGGATAAATATAGACATCTTTGGAAGAGGAAGTGA
- the LOC139945951 gene encoding spermatogenesis-associated protein 6-like isoform X1 → MPHKALKVTVDLTIQAVTCPGTVLRERDDVYISIHFLGFQKRTLCLPPIFPLLFHQVIRFEKTFVNCIDPAHLSLLLEDERILVELIQLSEDYSADGTVLAHFYEDAKDFLYPQNALIPAYADSEREVLMQRSIWFSGISPKLEFSCSTTVRDCSTARHDRYQELSAQTSMSDNDFLAVSTERKPRRRTRTKSYGDSTISWRSKSPSRRKPNRLSSTSIEDRPPFIIKRENSHNRAASPGKSVSFNTTPSRPVSAPPPVNGLSLSRSRSPKRKLASSKSSYISENDCRICTIFKRYYGRSYWGHRKNFHPNHGVKIRPYKDSDTLVDEAEMWLNRAAHSEISDDTQDLLDRMNDLTLSRRTMDPTPGLDVSYGRLPYSPRLSRSRSRSPSPRARTRSLSPITLSPRLRSRSPSPVLVRRSLRDRFEESSDDLDTSKVIHRRVRKALEHNLLSSDSDISSVTSEEALADLSASLRSENRESLRRSLLESDRSVSVHIDNGDHWSTRSQEFTGKSHRELFDDTMGKIYKRLYRNIKE, encoded by the exons ATGCCACACAAAGCACTTAAAGTAACTGTGGATTTGACCATCCAAGCT GTTACATGCCCAGGTACCGTCCTTCGAGAGAGAGATGACGTCTACATCAGTATCCACTTCTTGGGATTTCAGAAGAGAACGTTGTGTTTGCCGCCGATCTTCCCTCTTCTCTTTCATCAAGTCATTCGGTTTGAGAAG ACTTTTGTGAACTGCATCGACCCCGCCCACTTATCCCTTCTCCTTGAGGATGAGCGCATCTTGGTGGAGCTGATCCAGCTCAGCGAGGATTACAGTGCGGATGGAACGGTGCTGGCTCACTTCTACGAGGACGCCAAAGATTTCCTATATCCACAAAACGCTTTGATTCCTGCGTATGCCGACTCTGAGAGGGAGGTGTTGATGCAGAGGTCGATTTGGTTTAGT GGTATATCCCCCAAGTTGGAGTTCTCCTGCAGTACCACGGTCAGAGATTGCAGCACGGCTCGTCACGATCGATACCAGGAGCTGTCCGCCCAGACGTCAATGTCAGACAATGACTTCCTGGCCGTCTCAACTGAACGCAAACCTCGAAGGAGAACAAG aaccaagaGCTATGGAGATTCTACCATATCCTGGAGGAGCAAATCTCCGTCAAGACGAAAACCAAACAGGCTCAGTAGCACATCTATCGAAGACCGACCACCATTTATCATAAAACGA GAGAACTCACATAATCGTGCAGCATCCCCGGGTAAATCAGTTTCCTTCAACACCACACCCTCCAGACCTGTGTCAGCACCCCCACCAGTAAATGGACTATCCTTGTCAAGATCAAGAAGCCCCAAGAGGAAGCTGGCTTCATCAAAATCAA GTTATATATCAGAGAATGACTGCAGAATTTGTACGATCTTCAAGCGATACTACGGCAGGAGTTACTGGGGCCACAGAAAGAATTTCCACCCTAACCATGGAGTCAAAATACGACCCTACAAG GATTCAGATACTTTGGTTGATGAGGCTGAAATGTGGCTCAACCGAGCAGCTCATTCTGAGATCAGTGATGACACTCAAG aTCTTCTTGACAGAATGAATGATTTGACATTGAGTCGGAGAACAATGGATCCAACCCCAGGTCTGGATGTGTCCTACGGGCGCTTGCCATACTCCCCTCGACTctcaagatcaagatcaagatcacCCTCCCCAAGAGCAAG GACGAGATCCCTGAGCCCAATCACCCTGTCTCCACGTCTGCGATCACGTTCTCCAAGCCCTGTTCTGGTACGTCGTTCTTTGAGGGACAGATTTGAAGAGAGTTCTGATGATCTGGACACGTCTAAAGTGATCCATAGACGAGTCCGAAAAGCGCTTGAACACAACTTG CTTTCATCCGATTCAGATATTTCTTCTGTCACCTCTGAGGAGGCTCTGGCTGACCTCTCAGCATCGCTGCGAAGCGAAAACAGAGAATCTTTAAGACGATCTTTACTGGAGTCCGATAGGAG TGTGTCAGTGCACATAGACAACGGCGATCACTGGTCGACCAGAAGTCAAGAATTCACCGGTAAATCTCATCGTGAGTTATTTGATGATACTATGGGAAAGATTTACAAGCGTCTGTACAGAAACATCAAGGAGTAG
- the LOC139945951 gene encoding uncharacterized protein isoform X2, protein MPHKALKVTVDLTIQAVTCPGTVLRERDDVYISIHFLGFQKRTLCLPPIFPLLFHQVIRFEKTFVNCIDPAHLSLLLEDERILVELIQLSEDYSADGTVLAHFYEDAKDFLYPQNALIPAYADSEREVLMQRSIWFSGISPKLEFSCSTTVRDCSTARHDRYQELSAQTSMSDNDFLAVSTERKPRRRTRTKSYGDSTISWRSKSPSRRKPNRLSSTSIEDRPPFIIKRENSHNRAASPGKSVSFNTTPSRPVSAPPPVNGLSLSRSRSPKRKLASSKSSYISENDCRICTIFKRYYGRSYWGHRKNFHPNHGVKIRPYKDSDTLVDEAEMWLNRAAHSEISDDTQDLLDRMNDLTLSRRTMDPTPGLDVSYGRLPYSPRLSRSRSRSPSPRARTRSLSPITLSPRLRSRSPSPVLVRRSLRDRFEESSDDLDTSKVIHRRVRKALEHNLLSSDSDISSVTSEEALADLSASLRSENRESLRRSLLESDRRYLGL, encoded by the exons ATGCCACACAAAGCACTTAAAGTAACTGTGGATTTGACCATCCAAGCT GTTACATGCCCAGGTACCGTCCTTCGAGAGAGAGATGACGTCTACATCAGTATCCACTTCTTGGGATTTCAGAAGAGAACGTTGTGTTTGCCGCCGATCTTCCCTCTTCTCTTTCATCAAGTCATTCGGTTTGAGAAG ACTTTTGTGAACTGCATCGACCCCGCCCACTTATCCCTTCTCCTTGAGGATGAGCGCATCTTGGTGGAGCTGATCCAGCTCAGCGAGGATTACAGTGCGGATGGAACGGTGCTGGCTCACTTCTACGAGGACGCCAAAGATTTCCTATATCCACAAAACGCTTTGATTCCTGCGTATGCCGACTCTGAGAGGGAGGTGTTGATGCAGAGGTCGATTTGGTTTAGT GGTATATCCCCCAAGTTGGAGTTCTCCTGCAGTACCACGGTCAGAGATTGCAGCACGGCTCGTCACGATCGATACCAGGAGCTGTCCGCCCAGACGTCAATGTCAGACAATGACTTCCTGGCCGTCTCAACTGAACGCAAACCTCGAAGGAGAACAAG aaccaagaGCTATGGAGATTCTACCATATCCTGGAGGAGCAAATCTCCGTCAAGACGAAAACCAAACAGGCTCAGTAGCACATCTATCGAAGACCGACCACCATTTATCATAAAACGA GAGAACTCACATAATCGTGCAGCATCCCCGGGTAAATCAGTTTCCTTCAACACCACACCCTCCAGACCTGTGTCAGCACCCCCACCAGTAAATGGACTATCCTTGTCAAGATCAAGAAGCCCCAAGAGGAAGCTGGCTTCATCAAAATCAA GTTATATATCAGAGAATGACTGCAGAATTTGTACGATCTTCAAGCGATACTACGGCAGGAGTTACTGGGGCCACAGAAAGAATTTCCACCCTAACCATGGAGTCAAAATACGACCCTACAAG GATTCAGATACTTTGGTTGATGAGGCTGAAATGTGGCTCAACCGAGCAGCTCATTCTGAGATCAGTGATGACACTCAAG aTCTTCTTGACAGAATGAATGATTTGACATTGAGTCGGAGAACAATGGATCCAACCCCAGGTCTGGATGTGTCCTACGGGCGCTTGCCATACTCCCCTCGACTctcaagatcaagatcaagatcacCCTCCCCAAGAGCAAG GACGAGATCCCTGAGCCCAATCACCCTGTCTCCACGTCTGCGATCACGTTCTCCAAGCCCTGTTCTGGTACGTCGTTCTTTGAGGGACAGATTTGAAGAGAGTTCTGATGATCTGGACACGTCTAAAGTGATCCATAGACGAGTCCGAAAAGCGCTTGAACACAACTTG CTTTCATCCGATTCAGATATTTCTTCTGTCACCTCTGAGGAGGCTCTGGCTGACCTCTCAGCATCGCTGCGAAGCGAAAACAGAGAATCTTTAAGACGATCTTTACTGGAGTCCGATAGGAGGTACTTGGGCCTCTGA